One Vicia villosa cultivar HV-30 ecotype Madison, WI unplaced genomic scaffold, Vvil1.0 ctg.003983F_1_1, whole genome shotgun sequence genomic window carries:
- the LOC131641703 gene encoding uncharacterized protein LOC131641703, which translates to MMTPYRGRGRGYGRGGRGSNNMLPQPESNIPLIGDWTTVYKGRKMQQLPASSSKKEDIASSSNKNTSYKEIAVNNPPQEQLDYFENPVTEKIMYVDEEDIKINPNDGWSIKTRYLESRGYPGLHGKSRPHLEILLTVTESVTITHHYQNNNPESFINFSKCHINKILLPREWGLNPNGEKAIRIAEGKYIYFNYWDYVQAFTQAFYYQNPKNKHSWFFSINPELINRPVPNWFYEWWTKFGPSLEILPKEILDLYNPWCDNSPLIINILSENLITGQCPFLFFAKFQIPWIWRWSITMSQDKFNIPILERNFFYKWWNKMSSEEIQNKIIMIQAAIAEDQNKKAKEQNSQQMSMGNLKNFFQRKYPNETEEEIMVRTLDYMKNQFFSTFPTKTSRDENSSMKTSSSMGSMDSNNFDCLAGETQAEDPTAEDFWDAMIQSMAQKAKDKAKR; encoded by the coding sequence ATGATGACCCCATATAGGGGAAGAGGCCGCGGCTATGGCCGTGGTGGAAGAGGGAGTAACAATATGTTACCCCAACCTGAATCAAACATTCCTCTAATAGGGGATTGGACTACAGTTTACAAAGGAAGAAAAATGCAGCAATTACCTGCATCTTCCTCAAAAAAGGAAGATATTGCTTCCTCGTCTAATAAAAATACTTCCTACAAGGAAATTGCGGTTAATAACCCACCTCAAGAACAACTAGATTATTTTGAAAATCCAGTAACTGAAAAAATCATGTATGTTGATGAGGAAGATATTAAGATAAATCCAAATGATGGATGGTCTATCAAAACAAGATACCTCGAATCACGAGGATATCCAGGTCTTCATGGAAAATCTAGGCCTCACCTAGAAATTCTTTTGACTGTTACCGAATCGGTAACAATAACTCATCACTACCAAAACAATAACCCCGAAAGTTTTATAAACTTTAGTAAATGCCATATTAATAAAATCTTGTTACCAAGAGAATGGGGTCTCAACCCAAATGGTGAAAAAGCAATAAGAATTGCTGAAGGAAagtatatttactttaattattggGACTATGTCCAAGCTTTTACTCAAGCTTTTTATTACCAAAATCCTAAGAATAAGCATTCATGGTTCTTCTCTATTAATCCCGAATTGATTAATAGACCAGTACCAAATTGGTTTTATGAATGGTGGACAAAATTTGGTCCGTCTTTGGAAATATTACCCAAAGAAATACTTGACTTGTACAACCCCTGGTGTGATAATAGTCCActtatcataaatattttatctGAAAATTTAATCACAGGTCAATGTCCATTTTTATTCTTTGCTAAATTTCAGATTCCTTGGATATGGAGATGGTCTATCACCATGTCACAAGATAAATTCAATATTCccattttagaaagaaatttcttttataaatggTGGAACAAGATGAGTTCCGAAGAgatccaaaataaaattattatgattCAAGCAGCCATAGCTGAAGATCAAAATAAAAAAGCCAAAGAGCAAAATTCCCAACAAATGTCCATGGGAAATTTGAAGAATTTCTTCCAAAGAAAATATCCAAatgaaacagaagaagaaattatggtTAGAACGCTGGATTATATGAAGAATCAATTCTTCTCCACTtttccaacaaaaacatcaagagatGAAAATTCATCTATGAAGACTAGCTCTTCTATGGGATCCATGGATTCCAATAATTTTGATTGTTTGGCAGGAGAAACCCAAGCAGAGGACCCTACTGCTGAAGATTTTTGGGATGCCATGATTCAATCCATGGCCCAAAAGGCAAAGGATAAAGCCAAAAGATAG